A window from Streptomyces sp. NBC_00271 encodes these proteins:
- a CDS encoding ABC transporter permease — protein MTTVLTEAEADVTPAAAASRRRRRAPGWLAVLPLLVFVAIAFGIPALAMLNGAFTVKDQTTGATSYTTANLTDSLQGAYLTALIGSVKLSAVSAGIATVLGLPLAQAVVTSRFRALREAVLTASGVLANFGGVPLAFAFVATLGNAGVLTEHLGLKDKGWNLYSFWGLVIVYLYFLIPLMVLTITPALDGLRSQWREAAQNNGATGVQYWRHVALPVLTPSLLGGLVLLFGSAFAAYATAAAMVGSAVPLVTLQIADAISGNVLVGQENVALALSLDMVLIAGLVMAVYLPLQRRSARWLEA, from the coding sequence ATGACCACCGTCCTCACCGAGGCCGAGGCCGACGTGACGCCCGCCGCCGCCGCTTCCCGGCGGCGGCGCCGCGCCCCCGGCTGGCTCGCCGTGCTCCCGCTGCTCGTCTTCGTCGCGATCGCCTTCGGCATCCCCGCCCTGGCCATGCTGAACGGCGCCTTCACCGTCAAGGACCAGACGACCGGCGCCACCTCGTACACGACGGCCAACCTGACCGACTCGCTCCAGGGCGCCTACCTCACCGCCCTGATCGGCAGCGTCAAGCTGTCCGCGGTCTCCGCGGGCATCGCGACCGTCCTCGGACTGCCGCTCGCCCAGGCCGTGGTGACCTCCCGCTTCCGCGCCCTGCGTGAGGCGGTCCTCACCGCGTCCGGCGTCCTCGCCAACTTCGGCGGCGTCCCGCTGGCCTTCGCGTTCGTCGCCACCCTCGGCAACGCGGGTGTCCTGACCGAGCACCTGGGCCTGAAGGACAAGGGCTGGAACCTCTACAGCTTCTGGGGCCTGGTCATCGTCTACCTGTACTTCCTGATCCCGCTGATGGTCCTCACCATCACGCCCGCCCTGGACGGCCTGCGCTCCCAGTGGCGCGAGGCCGCACAGAACAACGGCGCCACCGGAGTCCAGTACTGGCGGCACGTCGCCCTCCCCGTCCTCACCCCCTCCCTGCTCGGCGGCCTCGTGCTGCTCTTCGGCAGCGCCTTCGCCGCGTACGCCACCGCGGCGGCCATGGTGGGCAGTGCGGTCCCGCTGGTCACCCTGCAGATCGCCGACGCCATCTCCGGCAACGTCCTGGTCGGCCAGGAGAACGTGGCGCTCGCCCTCAGCCTCGACATGGTCCTCATCGCGGGCCTGGTCATGGCCGTGTACCTGCCCCTGCAACGACGGAGCGCGCGATGGCTGGAAGCCTGA
- a CDS encoding ABC transporter substrate-binding protein → MTVFLPRTAVLTGGLAVAAALALSACGAAPDDKSTTADGKSAATATSAADFGGLDALVKAAKKEGTLHAIALPRDWANYGALIDGFKKKYGIKIEVENPDGASQDEINAVTSRKGQDRAPDVLDLGSSFALSAAQQGLLAPYKVTAFADIPEGQKDAQGRWFNDYGGYISIGCDAKKVKECPKTFKDLLKPEYKGQVALNGNPTKSGSAFGGVYAASLANGGSFDDIQPGLDFFAKLKKNGNYTPVESTPATVEKGETPISIDWDYLNAGYADEFKSKGVDWTVTVPSDGNFSQYYSQAINKDAPHPAAARLWQEYLYSVEGQNLWLKGYARPALMTAMQTAGTLDKTAAAKLPAVSGTPSFPTEAQQAKAKTVLAQGWGKAVSG, encoded by the coding sequence GTGACCGTGTTCCTGCCGAGGACCGCCGTCCTCACCGGCGGCCTCGCCGTCGCCGCCGCCCTCGCCCTCAGCGCCTGTGGCGCGGCCCCCGACGACAAGTCGACCACCGCCGACGGCAAGAGCGCGGCCACCGCGACCTCCGCCGCGGACTTCGGCGGCCTCGACGCCCTGGTCAAGGCCGCCAAGAAGGAGGGCACGCTGCATGCGATCGCGCTGCCCCGTGACTGGGCCAACTACGGTGCCCTGATCGACGGCTTCAAGAAGAAGTACGGCATCAAGATCGAGGTGGAGAACCCGGACGGCGCCAGCCAGGACGAGATCAACGCCGTGACGTCGAGGAAGGGGCAGGACCGCGCCCCGGACGTCCTCGACCTGGGCAGCTCGTTCGCGCTCAGCGCCGCCCAGCAGGGGCTGCTCGCGCCGTACAAGGTGACCGCCTTCGCCGACATCCCCGAGGGGCAGAAGGACGCGCAGGGCCGCTGGTTCAACGACTACGGTGGCTACATCTCCATCGGCTGCGACGCCAAGAAGGTCAAGGAGTGCCCGAAGACCTTCAAGGACCTGCTCAAGCCGGAGTACAAGGGTCAGGTCGCCCTCAACGGCAACCCCACCAAGTCGGGTTCGGCCTTCGGCGGTGTCTACGCGGCCTCGCTCGCCAATGGTGGTTCGTTCGACGACATCCAGCCCGGCCTGGACTTCTTCGCCAAGCTGAAGAAGAACGGCAACTACACGCCCGTCGAGTCGACCCCGGCCACCGTCGAGAAGGGCGAGACCCCGATCAGCATCGACTGGGACTACCTGAACGCCGGTTACGCCGACGAGTTCAAGTCCAAGGGCGTCGACTGGACGGTCACGGTCCCCTCGGACGGCAACTTCTCCCAGTACTACTCCCAGGCCATCAACAAGGACGCCCCGCACCCGGCGGCCGCCCGCCTGTGGCAGGAGTACCTCTACAGCGTCGAGGGCCAGAACCTCTGGCTCAAGGGCTACGCCCGCCCGGCCCTGATGACCGCCATGCAGACGGCCGGCACCCTCGACAAGACCGCCGCCGCCAAGCTCCCCGCGGTCTCCGGCACGCCGAGCTTCCCGACCGAGGCCCAGCAGGCCAAGGCCAAGACGGTCCTCGCGCAGGGCTGGGGCAAGGCCGTCTCCGGATGA
- a CDS encoding GntR family transcriptional regulator, producing MPARHEEIADELRRAIDREEYTVGSLLPAETDLAAQYGVARGTVRQAVAALTVEGLIGSRQGARRVVLASRRSQSFAELRSFAQWARAMGREATGHVVEQERRPATAEDAVRLQLPEKTPVLHVLRVRGLDGEPVLLERTVYADWISPAVEAIEPNCPSVTQRLYEDTGLVFAYGEHVIDAVAAGAQDADLLGVRRTSPLLRVRRVTTTREGRPVEWSDDRYRSDAVSFSVHNSIGNNALARKTAEWGGS from the coding sequence ATGCCGGCGCGACACGAGGAGATCGCCGATGAGCTGCGGCGGGCGATCGACCGCGAGGAGTACACGGTGGGCAGTCTGCTGCCCGCGGAGACGGACCTCGCGGCCCAGTACGGCGTGGCGCGCGGCACGGTCCGCCAGGCCGTCGCGGCCCTGACCGTCGAGGGCCTCATCGGCTCCCGCCAGGGCGCCCGCCGGGTGGTCCTCGCCAGCCGTCGCAGCCAGAGCTTCGCCGAACTGCGCAGCTTCGCCCAGTGGGCCCGCGCGATGGGCCGGGAGGCGACGGGACACGTGGTCGAGCAGGAGCGCCGTCCGGCGACCGCGGAGGACGCCGTACGCCTCCAACTCCCCGAGAAGACACCGGTGTTGCACGTCCTGCGGGTCCGCGGCCTGGACGGCGAGCCGGTCCTCCTGGAGCGGACCGTGTACGCGGACTGGATCTCCCCCGCAGTCGAGGCCATCGAGCCCAACTGCCCCTCGGTCACCCAGCGGCTCTACGAGGACACCGGCCTGGTCTTCGCCTACGGCGAGCACGTCATCGACGCGGTGGCGGCGGGCGCCCAGGACGCCGACCTCCTCGGCGTGCGCCGTACCAGTCCCCTCCTGAGGGTCCGCCGCGTCACCACCACCCGCGAAGGCCGCCCGGTGGAATGGTCCGACGACCGCTACCGCTCGGACGCGGTGAGCTTCAGCGTCCACAACTCGATCGGCAACAACGCGCTGGCGAGGAAGACGGCGGAATGGGGCGGCTCGTAG
- a CDS encoding Lrp/AsnC family transcriptional regulator, translating into MLNDLDERIVHALAEDARRSYADIGQLVGLSAPAVKRRVDRLRATGAITGFTVRVDPAALGWETEGFVEIYCRRNTSPETIQRGLERYQEVVAASTVTGEADAVVQVFASDMRHFERVLERIAGEPFVERTKSVLVLSPLLRRFSSGSPT; encoded by the coding sequence GTGCTGAACGATCTCGACGAACGCATCGTGCACGCCCTCGCCGAGGACGCCCGCCGCTCCTACGCCGACATCGGCCAACTGGTCGGCCTGTCCGCGCCCGCCGTGAAGCGCCGGGTGGACCGGCTGCGGGCCACGGGGGCCATCACCGGGTTCACCGTGCGGGTGGATCCGGCGGCGCTGGGGTGGGAGACGGAGGGGTTCGTCGAGATCTACTGCCGTCGGAACACCTCGCCGGAGACCATTCAGCGGGGGCTGGAGCGGTATCAGGAAGTGGTGGCCGCGTCCACCGTCACCGGTGAGGCGGATGCGGTGGTGCAGGTGTTCGCTTCTGACATGCGGCATTTCGAGCGGGTGTTGGAGCGGATCGCTGGGGAGCCGTTCGTTGAGCGGACCAAGTCGGTGCTGGTGTTGTCTCCGTTGCTGCGGCGGTTTTCGTCGGGGTCGCCCACGTAA